Proteins from one Setaria italica strain Yugu1 chromosome V, Setaria_italica_v2.0, whole genome shotgun sequence genomic window:
- the LOC101767627 gene encoding probable gamma-secretase subunit PEN-2: MEARVAGVPEDEESGLLPRPSAAGRRPSSRGPRLPPPPPAWATVDGPLGLPLEEAEGHARRFFLWGFACLPFLWAINCCYFWPLLRSPAASSPAAFGPIRPYVVRSAIGFTIFSVVLITWATTFIVGGERLFGPAWNDLVMYNVADKLGLSGFMG, encoded by the exons ATGGAGGCGAGGGTTGCAGGAGTGCCCGAAGACGAGGAGTccggcctcctcccccgcccgtccgccgccggccgccgtccatCCTCGCGTGGTCCCCGCttgccgcctccaccgcctgcCTGGGCGACGGTGGACGGCCCCCTCGGGCTGCcgctggaggaggcggagggccaTGCCCGGCGCTTCTTCCTGTGGGGTTTCGCGTGCCTCCCCTTTCTCTGGGCCATCAACTGCTGCTACTTCTGGCCGCTCCTCCGCTCGCCGGCGGCATCCTCACCCGCCGCCTTCGGGCCCATCCGCCCCT ATGTTGTGCGATCAGCGATTGGCTTTACCATATTTTCTGTTGTTCTGATCACTTGGGCCACGACTTTCATTGTTGGAGGCGAACGATTGTTTGGACCAGCGTGGAATGATCTCGTAATGTACAATGTTGCTGACAAGCTTGGCCTCTCTGGATTTATGGGATAG